In Ovis aries strain OAR_USU_Benz2616 breed Rambouillet chromosome 13, ARS-UI_Ramb_v3.0, whole genome shotgun sequence, the following are encoded in one genomic region:
- the LOC101117181 gene encoding cytochrome c oxidase copper chaperone, whose amino-acid sequence MPGLAAASPAPSESQEKKPLKPCCACPETKKARDACIIEKGEEQCGHLIEAHKECMRALGFKI is encoded by the coding sequence ATGCCAGGTCTGGCGGCCGCAAGCCCTGCCCCATCTGAGTCGCAGGAGAAGAAGCCGCTGAAGCCCTGCTGCGCCTGCCCGGAGACCAAGAAGGCACGCGATGCGTGCATAATTGAGAAAGGAGAAGAGCAATGTGGACACCTAATTGAAGCCCACAAGGAGTGCATGAGAGCCCTGGGATTTAAGATATGA